A genomic window from Chitinophaga pollutisoli includes:
- a CDS encoding S9 family peptidase, producing MAQQTMTPELLWKLGRVGGETVLEDGTVVFGVSRYNLEENKSERNLWTIPLTGGAPRQLTSTPGGESFVKALPGGKILYSHKGQLWEMDKDGANPVQKTNVEGGLQNIRISPDGKHILFSREVEMEKVLAKDKYADLPKANAHIYTNLNYRHWDTWEDGKYNHIFYATFDAATGNVGTPTDIMPGEPFDCPQMPFGGTEDFIWSPDGSQIIYVCKKKHGKEYAVSTNTDIYRYTLATKQTENLSEDMNGYDVAPQFSADGKKLLWHSMASDGFEADKNDIIVLELASGKKNNLTAKWDGTVASARFAADNKTILFLAVTKGTEQVFTIPVAGGAVKQLTKGQFDINGIVGQHGQTLVVSRTDMNHAAELFTVSLKDGAVAPITQVNNDIYSSLKMSKVSERWIKTTDGKDMLAWVIYPPDFDPNKKYPTLLYCQGGPQSALSQFYSFRWNFQLMAAQGYIVVAPNRRGMPGHGVKWNADISKDWGGQPIRDYLSAIDDLAKEPYVDKSRLGAVGASYGGYSVFMLAGVHEKRFKSFIAHDGLFDLRSWYGTTEELWFANWDIGAYWDNANAKSYEQFNPSSLVNKWDTPIMIVQGGIDFRVGIEQGLQAFQAAQLKGIKSKLVYFPEENHWVLGAQNAITWQREFFGWLKETL from the coding sequence ATGGCACAACAAACAATGACGCCCGAGCTGCTCTGGAAGCTCGGTAGGGTTGGCGGCGAAACAGTGCTGGAGGATGGAACCGTCGTTTTTGGCGTTTCCCGGTACAACCTGGAAGAAAATAAAAGCGAACGGAACCTCTGGACCATCCCCCTCACCGGCGGCGCTCCCCGGCAGCTGACTTCCACTCCCGGCGGCGAATCTTTCGTTAAAGCCCTCCCCGGCGGTAAAATCCTCTACAGCCACAAAGGCCAGCTCTGGGAAATGGATAAAGACGGGGCTAACCCGGTACAAAAAACCAATGTCGAAGGCGGGCTCCAAAATATCCGCATCTCGCCCGACGGCAAGCATATCCTCTTCTCCCGCGAGGTGGAAATGGAAAAAGTGCTGGCGAAAGACAAATACGCAGATCTTCCCAAAGCCAACGCGCACATCTACACGAACCTGAATTACCGCCACTGGGATACCTGGGAAGACGGAAAATACAACCACATCTTCTACGCCACTTTCGATGCCGCCACCGGCAACGTAGGCACCCCGACGGACATCATGCCCGGCGAGCCGTTCGATTGCCCACAGATGCCCTTCGGCGGCACGGAAGACTTCATCTGGAGCCCCGACGGCAGCCAGATCATCTATGTCTGCAAAAAGAAACACGGCAAGGAATACGCCGTAAGCACCAATACCGACATCTACCGCTACACCCTCGCCACCAAACAAACCGAAAACCTTTCCGAAGACATGAACGGCTACGACGTGGCGCCGCAATTCAGCGCCGACGGGAAGAAACTGCTCTGGCACAGCATGGCCAGCGACGGATTTGAGGCGGACAAAAACGATATTATCGTGCTGGAACTGGCTTCCGGCAAGAAAAACAACCTCACCGCGAAATGGGACGGCACCGTAGCCTCCGCCCGGTTCGCCGCGGATAACAAAACCATCCTCTTCCTGGCCGTTACCAAAGGCACCGAGCAGGTATTCACGATTCCGGTAGCCGGCGGCGCGGTAAAACAGCTGACCAAGGGCCAGTTCGACATCAACGGGATCGTTGGGCAGCACGGGCAAACGCTCGTGGTAAGCCGGACGGACATGAACCATGCCGCCGAATTGTTCACCGTTAGCCTGAAAGACGGCGCTGTGGCGCCCATTACACAGGTGAACAATGATATTTACAGCAGCCTGAAAATGAGTAAAGTGTCCGAGCGCTGGATCAAAACCACCGACGGCAAAGACATGCTCGCCTGGGTGATTTACCCGCCCGACTTCGACCCGAACAAAAAATACCCGACGCTGCTCTATTGCCAGGGCGGGCCGCAAAGCGCGCTGAGCCAGTTTTACTCCTTCCGCTGGAACTTCCAGCTGATGGCGGCGCAGGGCTACATCGTGGTCGCGCCAAACCGCCGCGGGATGCCCGGCCATGGCGTGAAATGGAATGCCGATATCAGCAAAGACTGGGGCGGCCAACCCATCCGCGACTATCTTTCCGCCATCGACGACCTGGCGAAAGAACCGTATGTGGACAAATCCCGCCTCGGCGCGGTGGGCGCCAGCTACGGCGGATATTCGGTGTTCATGCTGGCGGGCGTACACGAAAAAAGGTTCAAATCCTTCATCGCGCACGACGGTCTTTTCGACCTGCGCAGCTGGTACGGTACCACCGAAGAGCTGTGGTTCGCCAACTGGGACATCGGCGCGTATTGGGATAATGCCAACGCCAAATCCTACGAGCAGTTTAATCCTTCCAGCCTCGTGAACAAGTGGGACACGCCGATCATGATCGTACAGGGCGGCATCGACTTCCGCGTAGGGATCGAGCAGGGGCTGCAGGCCTTCCAGGCAGCGCAGCTGAAGGGTATAAAAAGCAAGCTGGTATATTTCCCGGAAGAAAACCACTGGGTGCTGGGCGCGCAGAACGCTATCACCTGGCAGCGTGAATTTTTCGGCTGGCTGAAGGAAACATTATAA
- a CDS encoding enoyl-CoA hydratase-related protein encodes MFNSLLYEVHQNIATITLNRPDVYNAFNDELSYELQDALKQADKDASVRAVVLTGAGKAFCSGQDLKAAMGADGKPRNLGDSLHKRYNPIIRALRNMPKPVICKLNGVAAGAGCSLALACDVIIASEQASLIEIFINIALVLDSGSSYFLPRAVGYHRAFELATKATKLTATEAKEMGLLNKVVPAGELEAAVAAEAEFYANAPTKAIGLMKKMLTKGMTENLDAVLEYEAYCQEIAGNTADNKEGVTAFLEKRKPVFTGK; translated from the coding sequence ATGTTCAACTCCCTTCTTTACGAAGTTCACCAAAACATCGCTACGATTACGCTTAACCGTCCGGACGTCTACAACGCCTTTAACGACGAGCTCAGTTACGAATTACAGGACGCCCTGAAGCAGGCGGACAAAGACGCTTCCGTGCGCGCCGTGGTGTTGACGGGCGCGGGCAAGGCCTTTTGCAGCGGCCAGGATCTCAAAGCCGCGATGGGAGCCGACGGCAAGCCCCGCAACCTGGGCGATTCCCTGCATAAACGGTACAATCCCATCATCCGCGCGTTGCGCAACATGCCCAAGCCGGTGATTTGTAAGCTGAACGGGGTGGCCGCCGGTGCGGGATGCTCGCTGGCGCTGGCCTGCGACGTGATCATCGCATCCGAACAGGCTTCCCTGATCGAAATTTTCATCAATATCGCGCTGGTGCTGGATTCCGGATCGTCGTATTTCCTGCCGAGAGCCGTGGGGTACCATCGCGCCTTCGAGCTGGCGACGAAAGCCACGAAGCTGACGGCTACCGAGGCAAAGGAAATGGGACTGCTGAACAAAGTAGTGCCCGCCGGCGAGCTGGAGGCCGCGGTGGCTGCGGAGGCGGAATTTTACGCCAACGCACCCACCAAAGCCATCGGGCTCATGAAAAAAATGCTGACCAAGGGCATGACCGAAAACCTGGACGCCGTGCTGGAATATGAGGCCTACTGCCAGGAGATCGCCGGGAATACGGCGGATAACAAGGAAGGGGTGACGGCTTTCCTGGAGAAGCGGAAGCCGGTGTTTACGGGAAAATAA
- a CDS encoding outer membrane beta-barrel protein — MKKLLLALGILGFSATTFAQDKVAGAAMSKVRQSRDFLVIGISYDGWASAPDNLKTKGLSRGFNIALMYDIPITKEHFSIAPGIGFTASSIFLDKQIMDMSNGNSTAVNFVDSDKFKKYKIATNYLEIPVEFRYRQNSENANTGIKAAIGIRAGMLVNAHTKGKNTLGGEKNIIKEQNRRFFNPWRFAGTARIGYGNFALFGTMNLNPLFKDVTNLDVRPYSIGIALSGL, encoded by the coding sequence ATGAAAAAATTACTTTTAGCGCTGGGTATTCTCGGCTTCTCCGCAACTACGTTTGCGCAGGATAAAGTGGCCGGAGCGGCGATGAGCAAGGTTCGGCAGAGCAGGGACTTCCTGGTGATCGGTATTTCGTATGACGGCTGGGCATCCGCGCCGGACAATTTGAAGACGAAAGGATTGTCCCGCGGCTTTAATATCGCATTGATGTACGATATTCCCATTACAAAGGAGCATTTCAGCATTGCGCCGGGTATCGGGTTCACTGCCAGCAGCATTTTCCTGGACAAGCAGATCATGGACATGAGCAACGGCAACTCCACCGCGGTGAACTTCGTGGATTCGGATAAATTCAAAAAGTACAAGATCGCCACCAATTACCTGGAAATTCCCGTCGAATTCCGCTACCGCCAGAATTCCGAGAACGCCAATACCGGGATCAAGGCAGCCATCGGCATCCGCGCGGGCATGCTGGTAAACGCGCACACCAAGGGTAAGAACACACTGGGCGGCGAAAAGAATATCATTAAGGAGCAGAACCGCCGCTTCTTCAACCCCTGGCGCTTTGCGGGCACTGCGCGCATCGGTTACGGCAACTTCGCCCTGTTCGGTACCATGAACCTGAACCCCCTGTTCAAAGATGTTACCAACCTCGACGTAAGACCTTACTCCATCGGTATCGCCCTCAGCGGCCTATAA
- a CDS encoding PAS domain S-box protein, which translates to MKKISNPVILIFAAATVSVAWFTWSAWMSDAASIRMNAKVRLTTEKIRLLEQVAYQTRALESAARGYLITGDTAFLMREDLSEARMHTPVESLAILAAGDPQETARIDSLRTLVYDRIVFSQYLIRTAHESSVMAGALIQTRHPVKPDRLTQLTSRMLASQYAELDALTGPGWDDRLPFILTIAGGAIAVTVLAAGLSGVIRNVNKASKAEAKLRANEEKYRQLIEDAGVTLFTSNRGGFFTYTNAKAQELTGYTTEELYHKPYHMLLDPADHERLRKLYEEQAFEGQRETIEKFQIRRKNGERRWVEQHVVLLRKNGIFTGYQCIVKDITADKEKDERHELALKAMQELNERFESVLANTPDIVFIKDNAGRYVQVNNRFETTFGITSKQIIGRTDSDFPEKLSAERSQVTDREVIMAEKTVELEDEITLGNETRYFQIAKFPLRDERGRVYGLCGVATDITQIISREHEVIEARRKAEIAHGRMENFMANMSHELRTPLNGIIGFTHLLEKLMHTPEQREYVKDILSSAQNLLVLVNSLLDFSSIRAGRMHLEKSAFEPAGLIHQTLDRYRVRASEKGLLLECEMESLNASLLGDPTRLQQILHNLIDNAIKFTDHGAVKLAVSATTADQEKQVSLRFSVSDTGIGIPEEMRTRVGQDFTQLDEGDIRKYGGVGLGLALTRELIALHNGTLHVHDNPGGGTRVEFSIPYQLDVPETIDQAPGAATLLAPPLAGKLILVAEDNQLNQKLAIRTLSGAGAIVDLAETGAEAVRMYTLKPYDCILMDIQMPEMDGLEATRIIREAGSGIPIIALTAGALKGDREKCLLAGMNDYVTKPFIPKDLFQHILVAIGERFQDTAPFVPDEWEASIVIPLVDLKYLKSVAENDRDYLLEVLECFMHNTSHVFNMLLEAGGTGNWEEAGRHAKVLFASLQVVRAYPVTEHIFRIMEDIRNQAPSGEILANIHITSKRFKEMLVVIEDEIRKI; encoded by the coding sequence ATGAAAAAAATCAGTAACCCCGTCATCCTCATATTTGCGGCCGCCACCGTGTCGGTGGCCTGGTTCACCTGGAGCGCATGGATGTCGGACGCGGCTTCGATCCGGATGAATGCAAAAGTAAGGCTGACAACGGAAAAAATCCGCCTCCTGGAGCAGGTCGCCTACCAAACCCGCGCCCTGGAATCCGCCGCCAGAGGATATTTGATCACCGGCGACACGGCGTTCCTCATGCGGGAAGACCTCTCCGAAGCCCGTATGCACACACCCGTCGAAAGCCTGGCCATCCTCGCCGCCGGCGATCCGCAGGAAACAGCCCGGATCGATTCCCTCCGCACCCTCGTTTACGACCGCATCGTTTTCAGCCAATACCTCATCCGCACCGCCCACGAATCCTCCGTGATGGCCGGCGCCCTCATCCAGACCCGCCACCCCGTAAAACCCGACCGGCTCACCCAACTGACCAGCCGCATGCTCGCCAGCCAATACGCCGAGCTGGACGCCCTTACCGGCCCGGGATGGGACGACCGCCTGCCCTTCATCCTCACCATCGCCGGCGGCGCCATAGCCGTAACCGTCCTCGCAGCCGGGCTGTCCGGCGTGATACGCAACGTCAACAAAGCCTCCAAAGCCGAAGCCAAATTGCGCGCAAACGAAGAAAAATACCGCCAGCTCATCGAAGACGCAGGCGTTACCCTCTTCACCTCCAACCGCGGCGGCTTTTTCACCTATACCAACGCCAAAGCCCAGGAACTGACCGGCTACACGACCGAAGAGCTGTATCATAAGCCCTACCACATGCTCCTTGACCCCGCGGATCATGAAAGACTCCGGAAGCTGTACGAGGAACAAGCCTTTGAAGGCCAGCGCGAAACCATTGAAAAGTTCCAGATCCGTCGGAAAAACGGAGAACGGAGATGGGTAGAACAACATGTGGTGCTACTCCGGAAAAATGGCATCTTCACCGGCTACCAATGCATCGTGAAAGATATCACCGCCGATAAGGAAAAAGATGAGCGGCATGAACTGGCCCTGAAAGCAATGCAAGAACTCAATGAAAGGTTCGAATCCGTCCTGGCCAATACCCCCGACATCGTATTTATCAAAGACAACGCCGGCCGTTACGTGCAGGTCAACAACCGCTTTGAAACCACTTTCGGAATCACATCCAAACAGATTATCGGCCGCACCGACAGCGATTTCCCGGAAAAACTGAGCGCCGAAAGAAGCCAGGTAACCGACCGGGAAGTGATCATGGCAGAAAAAACAGTGGAACTGGAAGATGAAATCACGCTCGGAAACGAAACCCGCTACTTCCAGATCGCCAAATTCCCCCTGCGAGATGAACGTGGCCGTGTGTACGGGCTTTGCGGCGTCGCCACCGACATCACCCAGATCATCTCCCGTGAGCATGAAGTGATCGAAGCCAGGCGGAAAGCGGAGATAGCCCATGGCCGTATGGAAAATTTCATGGCCAACATGAGCCACGAGCTGCGCACGCCGCTCAATGGCATCATCGGTTTCACCCATCTACTCGAGAAACTGATGCACACCCCGGAGCAACGGGAATATGTAAAAGACATCCTTTCTTCGGCGCAAAACCTGCTCGTGCTCGTCAATTCCCTGCTGGATTTCTCCAGCATCCGCGCCGGAAGGATGCACCTGGAAAAGTCGGCGTTCGAACCGGCAGGGCTCATCCATCAAACCCTGGACCGCTACCGGGTCCGCGCTTCGGAAAAAGGGTTGCTGCTGGAATGCGAGATGGAAAGCCTGAACGCTTCCCTCCTGGGAGATCCCACCCGGCTCCAGCAAATCCTCCATAACCTGATCGACAACGCCATCAAATTCACCGACCACGGCGCCGTAAAGCTGGCCGTCAGCGCTACGACCGCCGACCAGGAAAAACAGGTATCCCTTCGCTTCTCCGTGTCCGACACGGGCATCGGTATCCCGGAAGAAATGCGCACCAGGGTAGGGCAAGACTTCACCCAGCTCGACGAAGGCGATATCCGCAAATACGGTGGCGTAGGTCTGGGCCTCGCGCTTACGCGCGAGCTGATCGCTTTGCATAACGGCACCCTTCACGTCCACGATAATCCCGGCGGCGGAACGCGCGTCGAATTTTCCATTCCGTACCAGCTCGACGTGCCGGAAACCATCGACCAGGCCCCGGGCGCGGCTACACTGCTGGCGCCACCGTTGGCGGGGAAGCTGATCCTGGTGGCGGAAGATAACCAGCTGAACCAGAAACTGGCGATCAGAACCCTCAGCGGCGCGGGCGCCATCGTGGATCTCGCGGAAACCGGCGCCGAAGCGGTGCGCATGTATACACTAAAACCTTACGATTGCATCCTGATGGATATCCAGATGCCGGAAATGGACGGACTGGAGGCCACGCGCATCATCCGCGAAGCTGGCAGCGGCATTCCCATTATTGCGCTCACCGCAGGCGCGCTCAAAGGAGACCGCGAAAAATGCCTGCTGGCGGGCATGAACGATTATGTTACCAAGCCATTCATCCCTAAAGACCTCTTCCAGCACATCCTCGTGGCGATCGGCGAGCGTTTCCAGGATACGGCGCCCTTTGTGCCGGACGAATGGGAAGCATCCATCGTTATCCCGTTGGTGGATTTAAAGTATTTGAAAAGCGTAGCGGAAAATGACAGGGATTACCTGCTGGAAGTATTGGAATGCTTCATGCATAACACCAGCCACGTCTTCAACATGTTGCTGGAAGCGGGCGGAACCGGGAATTGGGAAGAAGCTGGCCGCCATGCCAAGGTGCTGTTCGCCAGCCTGCAGGTGGTGCGCGCTTACCCGGTGACGGAACATATTTTCCGGATAATGGAAGATATCCGTAACCAGGCGCCTTCGGGAGAGATACTTGCCAATATCCACATTACATCAAAAAGATTCAAGGAAATGTTGGTGGTGATAGAAGATGAGATCAGGAAAATCTAG
- a CDS encoding ATP-binding protein: MTRIRLKTKISAGVLFLFAMLLLVGLMGYIYLDKVNRAAAAILEDNYESVEYAGTMLRAAEHWNGSDSVRRQFVSALEKQEKNVTEPGEAAFTKVLRADYEAFAAGDAARLPAIREHISGIMDVNLKAIVSKQEKTRKTAEKALLYIALVSGLCFLIGIVFVYNFPGYIANPIRELTEGIRQIADKKYEQRLHFRSGDEFGELAEAFNTMARKLDEYEHSNLARILFEKQRAEAVIGSLKDATIGLDNKNIILFANAGALQLLNIPENGLVGKPADEAARHNDLLRYLLHDQNPAPVKIVSEGKENFFLRESTNIIHNHVVIGHIIVLRNITAFKEQDLAKTHFIATISHELKTPLAATDLSLKLLGDERTGPLSSGQHELLDSIREDNRRMIRMVSELLDFSRVESGNIGLQVQAVPPADILQYALQTVARQAAGKEVDIRTEIPGTTTPVLADAEKSAWVLVNLLTNAIRYSPPKSEVELTVEEEEKMWRFGVRDRGKGIDAGFREKIFERFFRVPEAEGGKGTGLGLAIAREFIEAQGGSIGVESEPGKGSYFWFRLPKA; encoded by the coding sequence ATGACCAGGATCAGGCTTAAAACCAAGATTTCCGCGGGCGTTCTTTTCTTGTTCGCCATGTTGCTGCTGGTGGGTTTGATGGGATATATTTACCTGGACAAGGTGAACCGCGCGGCCGCCGCCATCCTGGAAGACAACTACGAATCCGTGGAATATGCGGGCACGATGCTACGCGCGGCAGAGCACTGGAATGGCAGCGATTCTGTGCGGCGGCAGTTTGTTTCGGCGCTGGAAAAGCAGGAGAAGAATGTCACGGAGCCCGGCGAAGCCGCATTCACCAAAGTGCTGCGGGCCGATTACGAAGCGTTTGCGGCCGGAGACGCGGCGCGGTTGCCCGCCATCAGGGAACACATTTCCGGGATCATGGACGTAAACCTCAAAGCCATCGTATCAAAACAGGAAAAAACGCGCAAAACGGCCGAAAAAGCCCTGCTCTATATTGCATTGGTCAGCGGCTTATGTTTCCTGATCGGGATCGTTTTCGTTTACAATTTCCCCGGCTATATTGCCAACCCCATCCGCGAGCTCACGGAAGGCATCCGGCAGATCGCGGATAAGAAGTATGAGCAAAGACTGCATTTCCGCTCCGGCGACGAGTTCGGCGAACTGGCCGAAGCTTTCAATACGATGGCCCGCAAGCTCGACGAATACGAACATAGCAACCTGGCGCGCATACTGTTCGAAAAACAACGCGCGGAAGCGGTGATCGGCAGCCTGAAAGACGCCACTATCGGCCTCGATAACAAGAATATCATCCTGTTCGCCAACGCCGGAGCCCTGCAGCTGCTGAACATCCCAGAAAACGGGCTCGTCGGCAAACCCGCCGATGAAGCAGCCCGGCATAACGACCTGCTTCGCTACCTGCTGCACGACCAAAATCCCGCTCCGGTTAAAATTGTTTCGGAAGGAAAGGAAAACTTCTTCCTCCGCGAATCCACCAATATCATCCACAACCATGTGGTAATTGGCCATATCATCGTATTACGCAACATCACCGCGTTCAAAGAGCAGGATCTCGCCAAAACCCATTTCATCGCCACCATTTCCCACGAACTGAAAACCCCGCTCGCCGCCACCGACCTCAGCCTGAAGCTCCTCGGCGACGAGCGCACCGGCCCGCTTTCCAGCGGGCAGCACGAACTGCTCGACAGCATCCGGGAAGACAATCGCCGTATGATCCGCATGGTGAGCGAACTACTGGATTTTTCCCGGGTGGAAAGCGGAAATATCGGACTGCAGGTGCAAGCCGTTCCGCCGGCCGACATCCTGCAATATGCCCTGCAAACCGTTGCCAGGCAGGCTGCCGGAAAGGAAGTGGACATCCGGACGGAGATCCCCGGAACTACAACGCCCGTGCTGGCCGATGCGGAGAAAAGCGCCTGGGTGCTCGTCAATTTGCTGACGAACGCCATCCGTTACTCCCCTCCCAAAAGCGAAGTGGAACTGACGGTTGAAGAGGAAGAAAAAATGTGGCGCTTCGGCGTCCGCGACCGCGGAAAAGGCATCGATGCAGGGTTCCGGGAGAAAATCTTCGAGCGGTTTTTCCGTGTGCCGGAAGCGGAAGGCGGCAAGGGAACCGGGCTGGGGCTCGCCATCGCGCGGGAATTCATCGAAGCGCAGGGCGGTAGCATCGGCGTGGAAAGCGAGCCGGGGAAAGGAAGCTACTTTTGGTTCCGGCTACCCAAAGCCTAG